The following proteins are encoded in a genomic region of Alnus glutinosa chromosome 8, dhAlnGlut1.1, whole genome shotgun sequence:
- the LOC133875679 gene encoding protein FAR1-RELATED SEQUENCE 5-like: MDLSQLDLISQHEDDCSLTHIELDDDCSLTHIELDDVVPIEMDPQNDGNEIVANDQLNDGVDNCRSKAKLIDGDKVVEEPKNGMLFGSIEEVVDYYRNYGKQVGFGVTQKKKKKFENGDVHYITLTCARGGKASSNSSNNLCKASKTSKTGCKATLNATLVDTSWYVTNVNLGHNHDLSPGKARYFRCNKKLDPATKRKLDIDDRAGIRTNKIYNALAVEAGDMRILLLERESVAIILRTQDAFALVQAVPQHFVTISIECGK, translated from the exons ATGGATTTATCGCAATTGGACTTGATTTCACAACACGAAGATGATTGTTCATTGACACATATTGAACTTGATGATGATTGTTCATTGACACATATTgaacttgatgatgttgtgcccatcgaaatggaccctcaaaatg atggaaatgaaaTTGTTGCTAATGACCAATTGAATGATGGTGTGGATAATTGTCGGTCCAAGGCCAAGCTCATAGATGGAGATAAAGTTGTTGAGGAGCCTAAGAACGGTATGCTATTTGGCTCAATAGAGGAAGTCGTTGACTATTATAGGAATTATGgaaagcaagtgggttttggtgtgacacaaaagaagaagaaaaagtttgaaaatggAGATGTACATTACATCACCCTGACATGTGCTCGCGGAGGCAAAGCATCATCCAATTCAAGTAATAACCTTTGCAAGGCTAGCAAAACAAgcaaaacggggtgtaaggctaCTTTGAATGCAACGTTAGTGGATACATCGTGGTATGTGACAAATGTAAATCTAGGGCATAATCACGACTTAAGCCCAGGTAAAGCGAGATACTTTCGGTGTAACAAGAAGTTGGATCCTGCTACGAAGAGAAAGCTTGATATAGATGATAGAGCTGGAATCCGTACGAATAAAATTTATAACGCACTAGCCGTTGAAGCGGGGGATATGAGAATCTTacttttggagagagagagtgtcgcAATTATATTGCGAACTCAAGACGCCTTCGCCTTGGTACAGGCGGTGCCGCAGCACTTCGTGACTATTTCAATAgaatgcggaaagtaa
- the LOC133876408 gene encoding interactor of constitutive active ROPs 1-like translates to MPRSRGTEMPQRQSPRGPHPLRTSSSDSDPLHHRPTTERSPKLADRRSPRGAQTDSLSQKKLGTRIADLESQLRQAQVELKVLKDQLVSAEAAKKEAEEELEKKSKRPVVSEPVEIQGKDPPSEIQESKKSKKLVVPEPEEIQGKDPPTEIQESNCNKNDTSAPDDKQPETDVFEVPVEKVTVEPKIEHTHLTDQVEKETKPIDISTETPANPEPEKPSFHDLALNNDEIHIPKAKLEEKEQELEVFIKENENLRNQVIEAALKISSAQTKEEETVLRLSQLGEELKTSKANAAQLSEKMKAVEEAKEALEEEMKKLRVQTEQWRKAADAAAAVLAGDMEMNGRIYERCVSMDKQFGGVFEPPTGGYASFGGSPRMAGDLDDGPGSGKRKGSGIRKLGHLWGKKGQK, encoded by the exons ATGCCAAGATCAAG GGGAACTGAAATGCCACAGAGGCAGTCTCCTCGAGGCCCACATCCACTCAGGACATCAAGTTCTGATTCTGATCCACTGCATCATCGACCAACTACTGAACGGAGTCCCAAGCTAGCGGATCGTCGGTCCCCGAGAGGTGCCCAAACTGATTCACTAAGCCAGAAGAAACTTGGTACCCGCATTGCAGATTTAGAATCTCAACTTAGGCAAGCACAAGTAGAACTAAAGGTTCTAAAAGATCAATTGGTTTCAGCTGAGGCTGCCAAAAAAGAAGCTGAAGAAGAATTGGAGAAGAAAAGCAAGAGGCCAGTTGTTTCTGAACCAGTGGAAATCCAAGGAAAGGATCCTCCTTCAGAAATTCAAGAATCTAAGAAAAGCAAGAAGCTAGTTGTTCCTGAACCAGAGGAAATCCAAGGAAAGGATCCTCCTACAGAAATTCAAGAATCTAACTGTAACAAAAATGATACCAGTGCTCCAGATGACAAACAACCCGAAACTGATGTTTTTGAAGTTCCAGTAGAAAAAGTGACAGTTGAGCCCAAGATTGAACACACCCATCTGACCGATCAGGTTGAAAAGGAAACCAAGCCCATTGACATTTCAACAGAGACACCGGCAAATCCTGAGCCGGAGAAACCATCCTTCCATGACTTGGCTCTGAATAATGACGAGATACATATACCAAAAGCCAAGTTAGAAGAGAAGGAACAGGAGCTAGAGGTGttcattaaagaaaatgagaacCTGAGAAACCAGGTGATTGAAGCAGCTTTAAAAATATCATCTGctcaaaccaaagaagaagaaacggtcTTGAGGTTGAGCCAACTTGGAGAAGAGCTGAAAACAAGTAAAGCAAATGCAGCTCAGCTGAGTGAGAAGATGAAAGCTGTGGAAGAAGCAAAGGAGGCATtggaagaagagatgaagaagcTGAGAGTACAGACAGAGCAGTGGAGGAAAGCAGCGGATGCTGCAGCAGCAGTGCTTGCTGGGGATATGGAGATGAATGGGAGGATCTATGAGCGATGTGTCTCCATGGATAAGCAGTTTGGTGGTGTATTTGAGCCACCAACTGGTGGATACGCTAGTTTTGGCGGATCACCCAGGATGGCTGGTGATTTGGATGATGGTCCTGGAAGTGGAAAGCGAAAGGGTTCTGGGATCAGAAAGTTGGGACACTTGTGGGGAAAGAAGGGCCAGAAATGA